The following proteins are encoded in a genomic region of Diadema setosum chromosome 10, eeDiaSeto1, whole genome shotgun sequence:
- the LOC140234517 gene encoding uncharacterized protein: MASEKTCCSPPQEDDWDDYLHGMFKKLKMDPERSIRKTRLPDTTAQEDSQWYRQPLKTTKKTRKSVTLRSARNRLSPYKTSFACHAGKLTCEGSLIRSSSFNSFGKNSVESGLSKVWSDFGQVSGRFSPSIEKCSCSKKWIDSCNSNLEEQDVANKCGREIRDCQFGSSCKSKLTTFRTLATIVEESGEILVKEETDEEITQRPSSCESGATKAAVQKKDDKVLSDASAVNSMLPFRKYRDNSTAKDSLASSTICFPIPQGQVMAAPCNSTRQRTASVKIPQITGHVEARVPLRPEYSCSQEAKMAEDGLLDDTSVDDLAGYFDSMVYIPRKMSAMAEMMYT; this comes from the coding sequence atCAATAAGAAAAACCAGGTTGCCAGACACAACTGCACAGGAAGATTCACAGTGGTACAGACAGCCattgaaaacaacaaagaaaacaagaaaatctgTTACCCTAAGAAGTGCAAGAAACAGATTGAGCCCATATAAGACATCATTCGCTTGTCATGCTGGGAAATTGACTTGtgaaggttcattgatccgGAGTAGCTCATTTAATTCCTTTGGTAAAAACTCAGTTGAGTCTGGCTTAAGCAAGGTGTGGTCTGACTTTGGACAAGTATCAGGTAGATTTTCTCCCAGTATTGAAAAATGCTCTTGTTCCAAAAAATGGATTGATTCCTGTAATTCAAATCTTGAAGAACAGGACGTTGCCAATAAATGTGGCAGGGAGATTCGAGATTGCCAATTTGGAAGCTCTTGCAAATCTAAACTAACAACTTTCAGAACTCTTGCCACAATTGTTGAGGAATCTGGAGAGATTTTAGTCAAAGAGGAAACAGATGAGGAAATCACTCAGAGGCCATCATCTTGTGAAAGTGGTGCTACCAAAGCAGCTGTGCAGAAAAAGGATGACAAAGTTTTGAGCGATGCATCAGCCGTTAATAGCATGTTGCCATTTAGGAAATACCGTGACAACTCAACAGCTAAAGACTCCCTTGCCAGTAGCACCATCTGCTTTCCCATTCCCCAGGGACAAGTCATGGCAGCTCCCTGTAACTCTACTAGACAACGTACAGCCTCAGTTAAGATACCACAAATCACAGGCCATGTTGAAGCCCGTGTCCCACTCCGCCCAGAATATTCCTGCTCCCAGGAGGCAAAGATGGCTGAGGATGGTCTCCTTGATGACAcatcagtggatgaccttgcaGGCTACTTTGACAGCATGGTCTACATTCCACGAAAAATGTCTGCTATGGCtgaaatgatgtatacatgA
- the LOC140233842 gene encoding uncharacterized protein — protein MQSLLDEGYAEEVNTDEVMTNSDHTWYLPHFPVFSEKKPDKTRIVFDCAAKCMGKPLNDAVLQGPDLTNKLLGVLLRFRQEPVVVMADIKAMFHQVRVPAAERDVLRYLWWPSGDLTKEVKVYRMCVHLFGGTWSPSCCSFALKRTAEDHKAEYSADAVNAVLHSFYVDDCLVSCKSESDAIRLVQELRSLEKGGFKLVKWTSNNTQVFESIPEQERSKLVKGLDLNQDPLPTERALGVEWDTETDCITYSITPKKKPLTHRGLLSEVSSMYNPYGFAGPFVLKAKLILQDLAALKLGTTLYLREYRRDGVNGKTSYLKCKMSKLADATDPMRSDV, from the coding sequence ATGCAGTCACTTCTAGATGAGGGCTATGCTGAGGAAGTGAATACAGATGAGGTAATGACCAACAGTGACCACACTTGGTATTTGCCACACTTCCCAGTATTCAGTGAGAAGAAGCCGGACAAGACAAGAATCGTCTTTGACTGTGCAGCAAAGTGTATGGGCAAGCCGTTGAACGATGCTGTGCTGCAAGGACCAGACTTAACGAACAAGCTACTGGGTGTACTTCTCCGGTTTAGACAGGAACCTGTTGTGGTGATGGCGGACATTAAGGCTATGTTCCACCAAGTTCGTGTACCAGCAGCCGAACGTGATGTTCTTCGGTATTTGTGGTGGCCATCGGGAGACTTGACAAAGGAGGTAAAGGTGTATAgaatgtgtgtgcatttattcGGGGGCACATGGAGCCCAAGTTGTTGTAGTTTTGCGCTCAAGAGAACTGCCGAGGATCACAAAGCTGAATATAGTGCTGATGCAGTCAACGCTGTCCTGCACAGTTTTTATGTTGATGACTGCCTTGTATCCTGTAAGTCTGAGTCTGATGCAATAAGACTAGTCCAAGAGTTGAGGAGTCTCGAGAAAGGAGGGTTCAAGCTTGTGAAATGGACAAGCAACAACACTCAAGTCTTCGAGTCGATTCCAGAGCAGGAGAGAAGCAAGCTAGTCAAGGGACTAGATCTGAATCAAGATCCTCTTCCTACAGAAAGGGCTTTGGGAGTGGAATGGGATACGGAGACAGACTGCATAACTTACAGTATCACACCAAAGAAGAAGCCCCTGACCCATAGAGGTTTGTTAAGTGAAGTATCATCAATGTACAATCCGTATGGGTTTGCTGGTCCATTCGTACTCAAGGCAAAATTAATCCTGCAAGATCTTGCTGCTCTGAAGCTTGGGACGACCCTGTACCTGAGAGAATACAGGAGAGATGGTGTCAATGGAAAGACGAGCTACCTGAAATGCAAGATGTCAAAATTAGCAGATGCTACAGACCCCATGCGTTCGGATGTGTGA